One uncultured Caproiciproducens sp. DNA segment encodes these proteins:
- a CDS encoding trypsin-like peptidase domain-containing protein yields the protein MYNPFTDGEKNKNLTNRDLNNAGTDYRGTNQTEWQGDSYHYSKPANETPVYSWEQPSIPQQTSVSFQEPRKKKRGGRKIFVKVLAAVMCCLVISAGSITGFAALVNNGYVKLGNTSSSDPAFTVTKLVNSGTTNTAATAGELTKQQIAEKVVPSVVCIQNYQLSQSTKYTMGGNGANTTAAGNSNEDSAVDPTSEGSGIIATSDGYIITNAHVVDGASTIKVILSNGTKYEAKLIGSDSVTDLAVIKIEATGLTAAEFGSSDDLKVADTVMAIGNPGGLEFNSSVTVGYISALNRELTNSDTGYTMKVIQTDAAINPGNSGGALVNMYGQVIGINSSKIVATGYEGLGFSIPISVAQPVISDLKQYGYVKDRAMLGVSGQFIDTMTSRFYNLPVGMYVGSVTSDAVTSAGIKKGDVITKIDGKDVTSQNVITGIITAKKPGDTVTLNVTSSLTGESFTATVKLAQSTGK from the coding sequence ATGTATAATCCATTTACAGATGGCGAAAAGAACAAAAATCTGACAAACCGGGATTTAAATAATGCAGGCACCGATTACAGAGGTACAAATCAAACCGAGTGGCAGGGGGATTCTTACCATTACAGCAAGCCGGCCAATGAAACACCGGTTTACAGTTGGGAACAACCGTCCATTCCCCAGCAGACTTCCGTAAGCTTTCAGGAACCGCGCAAGAAAAAGCGCGGCGGCAGAAAAATTTTTGTAAAAGTGTTGGCGGCGGTCATGTGCTGTCTGGTTATTTCGGCCGGCTCCATCACCGGGTTCGCCGCACTGGTTAACAACGGATATGTTAAACTCGGAAACACCAGTTCAAGCGACCCGGCATTCACTGTTACCAAGCTGGTCAACAGCGGCACAACCAATACCGCCGCGACTGCCGGTGAATTGACAAAACAGCAAATCGCTGAAAAAGTGGTGCCGTCGGTTGTGTGTATTCAAAACTATCAGCTGAGTCAGAGCACTAAATACACAATGGGCGGGAATGGTGCCAATACAACCGCTGCCGGGAACAGTAACGAAGACAGCGCGGTTGACCCGACAAGCGAAGGCTCCGGCATTATTGCCACCAGCGACGGCTACATCATTACCAACGCACACGTTGTTGACGGCGCGTCGACGATCAAGGTCATTTTATCCAACGGCACAAAATATGAGGCGAAGCTGATCGGCAGCGACAGCGTCACGGATCTTGCCGTTATCAAGATAGAGGCCACGGGCCTGACGGCGGCGGAATTCGGCTCCTCGGACGACCTGAAGGTTGCGGACACCGTTATGGCAATCGGCAACCCGGGCGGCTTGGAATTCAACTCAAGCGTTACCGTCGGATATATTTCGGCGCTGAACCGTGAACTCACAAACTCCGACACAGGGTATACCATGAAGGTCATTCAGACCGATGCTGCAATCAACCCGGGCAATTCCGGCGGCGCGCTGGTCAATATGTATGGTCAGGTGATCGGCATTAACTCTTCTAAAATTGTTGCGACCGGCTACGAAGGACTTGGCTTCTCCATTCCAATCAGTGTCGCACAGCCTGTCATCAGCGATCTGAAACAGTACGGTTATGTAAAGGACAGGGCGATGCTCGGCGTTTCCGGCCAATTTATTGACACAATGACTTCCCGCTTTTACAACCTGCCCGTCGGCATGTATGTCGGCTCCGTTACAAGCGACGCAGTCACCTCGGCCGGTATTAAAAAAGGCGACGTGATTACAAAAATCGACGGTAAGGATGTTACGAGCCAGAATGTGATTACCGGAATCATTACCGCAAAGAAACCGGGAGATACAGTCACATTGAATGTAACAAGCTCGCTGACGGGCGAGAGTTTTACCGCGACGGTAAAGCTAGCGCAGTCAACCGGTAAATAA
- a CDS encoding serine hydrolase, which produces MMDLLSQMKTVDLVVKFIRGDMRRITPYPFQPQKKKNIPKTDIGGLISSTPEDEGISSEYIKQFFEELDSCSQIRVHSVMLLRHGKLIAQGSFKPYSPSYPHMMFSLSKSITGMAVGIAIAEGLLTLDEKIIDIFPEKGIMFRSPRINNITIRHLLNMTSGIKFNEVGSFVEKDWVRAYLASDCIFEPGSDFIYNSMNSYLLSAIVRKKSGTGLVEYLTPRLFAPMEIENVTWETCPLGIEKGGWGLYLHIADMAKLGQLYLQGGRWTVDGETRQLVPEEWIQESTKVQTPPRENGSAVGYGYQLWDFGAKDAYQYNGVFGQYVIMLPQHDMVVAITSGSQNFFSDLSTEMVEKYFGDNAQDIFDHPLPKNIRALRALQEKLENLYAVGETAPKPQKYNPVYRFFQRFFPSAKNDRLPILAAGIDKRQYRLESSYGTLLPLILQCVTNNFSGGITRVSFEFEPDVCKITLYDGNDENVILAGLDGVPRRADVSLNNDVYTVGATAKLTTDEEDRTVMILYVSYIETPSLRVMKFIFYGEKLLIRFYEHPSVEAATKMLFGLVGGNGNSIDKMLIDTISQQRMAARVDTIMMPRTKGTVSDKT; this is translated from the coding sequence ATGATGGATCTATTGTCCCAAATGAAGACCGTTGACCTGGTCGTGAAATTTATCCGCGGGGATATGCGCCGTATCACGCCATATCCTTTTCAGCCGCAGAAAAAAAAGAATATCCCGAAAACAGATATCGGCGGCCTTATTTCCTCTACGCCGGAGGATGAAGGAATCTCCAGCGAATACATTAAACAGTTTTTCGAAGAACTTGATTCCTGCAGCCAAATCCGTGTTCACAGCGTCATGCTGCTGCGCCATGGAAAATTGATTGCGCAGGGCAGTTTCAAACCCTATTCCCCCAGCTATCCCCATATGATGTTTTCCCTTTCCAAAAGCATAACCGGCATGGCGGTCGGGATCGCCATAGCGGAAGGACTTCTTACTCTTGACGAAAAAATTATTGATATATTCCCTGAAAAGGGTATAATGTTCCGCAGTCCCAGAATCAACAATATTACCATCCGGCATCTGCTGAATATGACCAGCGGCATCAAGTTTAACGAAGTAGGCTCTTTTGTGGAAAAAGACTGGGTGAGGGCTTACTTAGCATCGGACTGTATTTTTGAACCCGGCAGTGACTTTATCTACAACAGTATGAATTCCTATTTGCTGAGCGCAATCGTGCGCAAAAAGTCCGGCACGGGACTGGTGGAGTACCTTACTCCGCGTCTTTTTGCCCCGATGGAAATTGAAAACGTCACCTGGGAAACCTGCCCGCTGGGAATTGAAAAAGGCGGCTGGGGACTGTATCTGCACATTGCGGACATGGCAAAGCTGGGTCAGTTGTATTTGCAGGGCGGGCGTTGGACGGTTGACGGGGAAACGCGGCAGCTGGTTCCCGAAGAATGGATTCAGGAATCGACCAAAGTGCAGACTCCCCCCCGTGAAAACGGCAGCGCGGTCGGCTACGGGTATCAGCTGTGGGACTTTGGGGCAAAGGACGCCTATCAGTACAACGGCGTATTCGGCCAATATGTCATCATGCTGCCGCAACATGACATGGTGGTGGCAATCACAAGTGGAAGCCAGAATTTCTTTTCCGATTTATCCACTGAAATGGTTGAAAAATATTTTGGCGACAATGCACAGGATATTTTTGACCATCCCCTTCCTAAAAATATCCGTGCGCTGCGCGCGCTGCAGGAGAAACTTGAAAATCTGTACGCGGTTGGTGAAACGGCGCCAAAGCCTCAGAAATACAATCCCGTCTACCGTTTTTTTCAGCGGTTCTTTCCCAGCGCAAAAAACGACAGGTTGCCCATTCTGGCGGCAGGCATTGACAAACGGCAGTATCGTCTGGAAAGCAGCTACGGCACTCTCCTTCCGCTGATTTTACAGTGTGTCACCAATAATTTTTCCGGGGGTATTACCCGTGTTTCCTTTGAATTTGAACCTGATGTATGCAAAATTACGCTGTATGACGGTAACGATGAAAATGTGATTCTCGCCGGACTTGACGGCGTGCCGCGCCGTGCCGACGTCTCACTCAATAACGATGTTTACACTGTCGGGGCAACCGCAAAGCTCACCACCGACGAAGAAGACCGTACCGTTATGATTCTGTATGTCTCCTATATTGAAACCCCAAGTTTACGCGTTATGAAATTTATTTTTTACGGCGAAAAGCTGCTGATCCGGTTTTACGAACACCCCAGCGTGGAAGCCGCGACGAAAATGCTGTTCGGGCTGGTCGGGGGAAATGGAAACTCCATCGACAAGATGTTGATCGACACCATCTCACAGCAGCGCATGGCCGCGCGTGTGGACACGATTATGATGCCCCGCACAAAGGGAACCGTATCTGATAAAACATAA
- the srtB gene encoding class B sortase translates to MNPQDGDRTKKKLPLYRSLLPWKGDSKKLKIQKSISLIAACVFLGCALFLFWDFVILPAAVDTEQQDIKNIYYSSSAAPVPSGDEAPVSSAPPERDAQGRLIKFLELQKVNPSIVGWIKVPNTIIDLPVLQASTKEPEFYLTHDYRSNHSTYGSVFVDARCSVEKGKSRSVLLYGHSLISGRMFTQLNKYKTLDFYKSTPAFTFDTIDSQSQWKVISVFLTNTLPEQGEPFNYLKTNFKNDSDYLNFVYQMRIRSIYNTGVSFNEEDSIVLLSTCSYEFTDFREVVVARKVRDGESSEVDVSKAAYNSKVVYPDCWYKKHGGKKPVWPGTYEQAVKKNVLSWGEET, encoded by the coding sequence ATGAATCCGCAGGACGGAGACCGCACAAAAAAAAAGCTTCCATTGTACCGTTCGCTGCTTCCCTGGAAGGGTGACAGCAAAAAGCTGAAGATTCAAAAGAGCATCAGCCTGATTGCCGCCTGCGTTTTTCTTGGCTGCGCTCTGTTTCTGTTTTGGGATTTCGTTATCCTGCCGGCCGCCGTCGACACGGAGCAGCAGGATATTAAAAATATTTACTATTCGTCAAGCGCCGCGCCCGTCCCTTCGGGGGACGAAGCGCCCGTATCGAGCGCACCGCCGGAACGCGACGCGCAGGGGCGGCTGATTAAATTTCTCGAACTGCAAAAAGTAAACCCCTCCATTGTAGGCTGGATCAAGGTTCCCAACACAATCATCGACCTGCCTGTTTTACAGGCAAGTACAAAAGAACCAGAATTCTATCTGACCCATGACTACCGCAGCAACCATTCCACATACGGAAGCGTGTTTGTGGATGCGCGCTGTTCCGTGGAAAAAGGAAAATCGCGCAGCGTACTGCTGTACGGTCATTCGCTCATTTCGGGCCGTATGTTCACACAGCTCAATAAATACAAAACACTGGATTTTTATAAAAGTACCCCCGCATTTACCTTTGATACGATTGACAGCCAGTCGCAGTGGAAGGTAATTTCGGTTTTTCTGACCAACACGCTGCCGGAGCAGGGCGAGCCATTTAATTACTTGAAAACCAACTTTAAAAATGACAGCGATTATCTTAATTTTGTCTATCAAATGCGCATCCGCTCCATTTACAACACCGGCGTCAGTTTTAACGAAGAGGACAGCATTGTGCTGCTTTCGACCTGTTCCTACGAGTTCACCGATTTCCGTGAGGTTGTGGTTGCGCGCAAAGTGCGTGACGGGGAAAGCAGTGAAGTGGATGTCTCCAAAGCGGCATACAACAGCAAAGTGGTGTACCCGGACTGCTGGTACAAAAAACACGGCGGTAAAAAGCCGGTCTGGCCGGGCACCTATGAACAGGCCGTCAAAAAGAATGTTTTATCGTGGGGTGAAGAAACATGA
- a CDS encoding competence/damage-inducible protein A encodes MNAEIISVGTELLLGHTINTDASYVARELSTIGVNLLFAGTVGDNVPRLKEALESALQRSDLVITTGGLGPTGDDLTKETIAQTAGKKLVLHQESMDRIIHYFKGRVLGETQEKQAMLPEGCTVFQNDHGTAPGCGFETDAGKIIIMLPGPPSELIPMLKNSAIPYLMKGEKAVIVSKIIRIFGLGEGFVAEKISDLTDCANPTAATYAKEGEMFVRVTARADSEEKAAAMCAPVVEELQSRFSEFIYGIDVESLEEVVVTELGKRHLRLATAESCTGGLLSKRITDIAGASNVFQMGAVTYANEIKTLLLGVPEATLKQYGAVSEQTARAMAEGVREKSGSELGIGITGIAGPEGGTKEKPVGLIYISLCDGEHTWVRKMPGTSASKGREYLRSLAVSNALDMVRRCLTGLGGLEEAAYTKKI; translated from the coding sequence ATGAACGCTGAAATTATCTCTGTTGGAACCGAGCTTTTGCTCGGTCATACGATTAACACTGACGCATCTTATGTAGCACGTGAACTTTCCACCATCGGTGTCAACCTTTTATTCGCCGGTACCGTGGGCGACAATGTGCCCCGTCTGAAAGAAGCGCTGGAAAGCGCGCTTCAGCGCAGCGACCTTGTCATTACGACGGGCGGACTTGGGCCGACCGGCGATGATTTGACCAAAGAAACCATTGCACAGACGGCTGGGAAAAAACTTGTGCTGCATCAGGAAAGCATGGACAGAATCATTCACTATTTTAAGGGCAGAGTGCTTGGTGAGACACAGGAGAAACAGGCAATGCTCCCCGAAGGATGCACTGTGTTTCAAAACGACCACGGCACTGCTCCGGGCTGCGGATTTGAAACCGACGCAGGCAAAATCATTATTATGCTGCCCGGCCCGCCGTCCGAATTGATACCCATGCTGAAGAATTCCGCTATCCCCTATCTGATGAAGGGCGAAAAAGCGGTGATTGTTTCAAAAATTATCCGTATTTTTGGTCTGGGTGAAGGTTTTGTCGCTGAAAAAATATCAGATTTGACCGACTGTGCCAATCCGACGGCGGCGACCTACGCCAAAGAGGGCGAAATGTTCGTGCGCGTTACCGCAAGAGCGGACAGCGAAGAAAAAGCCGCCGCGATGTGCGCCCCCGTTGTGGAAGAGCTTCAATCGCGTTTCAGTGAATTTATTTATGGGATTGATGTTGAAAGTCTGGAAGAAGTCGTCGTCACGGAACTGGGCAAGCGCCACTTACGGCTTGCCACCGCGGAATCGTGTACCGGCGGGCTGCTCTCCAAGCGAATCACCGATATAGCGGGGGCAAGCAATGTGTTCCAGATGGGCGCAGTGACCTATGCCAATGAAATTAAAACGCTTCTCCTCGGAGTTCCCGAAGCTACCCTCAAACAGTACGGCGCCGTCAGTGAACAGACCGCACGCGCCATGGCGGAGGGTGTCAGGGAAAAATCCGGCAGCGAGCTCGGAATCGGCATTACCGGAATTGCGGGACCGGAGGGCGGAACGAAAGAGAAGCCTGTCGGCCTGATTTACATTTCACTTTGCGACGGAGAACATACCTGGGTGCGCAAAATGCCGGGCACCAGCGCTTCTAAAGGCCGCGAATATCTGCGCAGCCTTGCCGTGTCCAACGCGCTGGACATGGTTCGCCGCTGCCTGACCGGCCTTGGCGGACTGGAAGAAGCCGCATATACCAAAAAAATATAA
- the thiI gene encoding tRNA uracil 4-sulfurtransferase ThiI, producing the protein MDEIILIKLGEMVLKGLNRNVFEAALLRNIRRRLNHLGGFDVKTAQSTVYVTPHQGADLDTAVEKVSKIFGIAAFSRACVVKKEMPAILEASAEYLKPELLAAKSFKVESKRADKIFPLKSPEISAEVGEYLLEQYPHLHVDVHKPDITVRVEVRDFGAYVHGQALRGAGGIPVGTGGNAAILISGGIDSPVAAWTMAKRGLELTAIHFASPPYTSERAEQKVVDLLTRVSEYAGRMNMFTVPFARVQEEIMEKCPEEFFTIIMRRFMMRVSEKIAHNEHCSALITGESLGQVASQTLQAIVCTDKASDMPVLRPLIGMDKIEIIELSRKIDTFDISIEPFEDCCTVFTPKHPRTRPQMAEILEAEQALNCDELIEECVKNVKLTKIVPKQNGGNYER; encoded by the coding sequence ATGGATGAAATCATATTAATAAAACTGGGTGAAATGGTTCTGAAGGGACTAAACCGAAATGTTTTTGAGGCAGCACTGCTTCGGAATATCCGGCGCCGTCTGAATCATCTGGGCGGCTTTGACGTAAAAACCGCCCAGTCAACCGTTTATGTCACCCCGCATCAAGGAGCGGATTTGGACACCGCAGTGGAGAAGGTCTCCAAAATATTCGGAATCGCAGCGTTTTCACGTGCGTGCGTTGTTAAAAAAGAAATGCCCGCCATACTTGAAGCGTCGGCCGAATACCTGAAACCGGAACTGCTGGCTGCCAAGAGCTTTAAAGTGGAGTCCAAGCGCGCCGATAAAATCTTCCCGTTAAAATCACCCGAGATCTCGGCGGAAGTGGGCGAATATCTGCTGGAGCAGTATCCACATCTGCATGTTGACGTACACAAGCCCGACATCACGGTACGGGTGGAGGTGCGCGATTTCGGAGCTTATGTTCACGGACAGGCACTGCGGGGCGCGGGCGGAATTCCGGTCGGAACCGGCGGAAACGCCGCCATCCTCATCAGCGGCGGAATCGACAGTCCGGTTGCCGCGTGGACGATGGCAAAGCGCGGGCTGGAGCTCACCGCCATTCATTTTGCCAGCCCGCCCTACACAAGCGAACGCGCGGAACAAAAAGTCGTTGACCTGCTGACCCGCGTAAGCGAATACGCCGGCAGAATGAATATGTTCACCGTGCCTTTTGCAAGAGTACAGGAAGAAATTATGGAAAAATGTCCGGAAGAGTTCTTTACCATTATTATGCGCCGGTTTATGATGCGTGTAAGTGAAAAAATAGCGCACAATGAACACTGCTCCGCACTGATTACCGGCGAAAGCCTTGGTCAGGTGGCAAGCCAGACCCTACAGGCGATTGTGTGCACAGACAAGGCGTCCGACATGCCGGTGCTCCGTCCGCTGATCGGAATGGATAAGATTGAAATTATTGAACTGTCCCGCAAAATCGATACTTTTGATATCTCCATTGAACCGTTTGAAGACTGCTGTACCGTATTCACACCGAAGCATCCGCGCACAAGGCCGCAAATGGCGGAAATTCTTGAGGCTGAACAGGCGCTGAATTGCGACGAGCTGATCGAAGAATGTGTTAAAAATGTTAAGCTGACCAAAATTGTCCCAAAGCAGAACGGAGGAAATTATGAACGCTGA
- a CDS encoding cysteine desulfurase family protein: protein MGEIYLDNSSTTMVCREAADKVMEMMTINYGNPSSLHTRGFYAEQELTAARQEIADVLGVQQEEIYFTSGGTESNNLALFGAAHAMRRRGNHIVTTMIEHPSIMNVMKQLEKEGFSITYLKPDISGKIRPEQVFHAVTPRTVLVSMMFVNNEVGSILPLEAVPAAIAAVRAPALFHVDAVQAFGKLPVKPGRLKIDLLSMSAHKIHGPKGVGALYLRKGVHIVPRTYGGGQEKDIRPGTESAPLIAGFGAAVGALPDPGTQLAAMANLSAYCRERLREIDGVILNSPDDALPYIVNFSTGGVRAETMLHYLSSREIYVSSGSACSKGKASHVLTAMGLPHERIASALRLSFSRYNTAEDVDYLVYAIKEGLAKLTQKP from the coding sequence TTGGGTGAAATATATCTTGATAATTCTTCCACCACCATGGTTTGCCGTGAAGCCGCCGACAAGGTGATGGAGATGATGACAATCAATTACGGCAACCCGTCCAGCCTTCACACGAGGGGTTTTTACGCTGAACAGGAGCTTACCGCGGCAAGACAGGAAATCGCCGATGTGTTGGGTGTCCAGCAGGAGGAGATCTATTTTACCTCCGGCGGCACGGAAAGCAACAACCTTGCCCTTTTCGGCGCTGCGCACGCAATGCGCAGACGCGGGAATCACATCGTAACCACCATGATCGAGCATCCTTCCATTATGAATGTAATGAAACAGCTTGAAAAAGAAGGATTTTCCATCACTTATTTAAAACCGGACATCAGCGGAAAAATCCGTCCGGAGCAGGTGTTTCACGCGGTGACACCGCGAACGGTCTTAGTAAGCATGATGTTCGTGAACAATGAAGTCGGCAGCATTTTACCGCTCGAAGCGGTGCCGGCAGCGATTGCCGCTGTCAGAGCACCCGCGCTTTTTCATGTTGACGCGGTGCAGGCTTTCGGTAAGCTGCCGGTAAAACCGGGCAGACTAAAGATTGACCTGCTGAGCATGAGCGCACACAAAATTCACGGCCCGAAAGGCGTGGGGGCGCTTTATCTGCGAAAAGGCGTTCATATTGTTCCGCGAACATACGGCGGCGGACAGGAAAAAGACATCCGCCCCGGAACGGAGAGCGCCCCGCTGATTGCGGGGTTTGGAGCCGCAGTCGGCGCGCTGCCGGACCCGGGCACCCAGCTTGCGGCAATGGCAAATCTCAGCGCATACTGCCGCGAAAGACTGCGTGAGATCGACGGAGTGATTCTCAACTCGCCCGACGACGCGCTGCCCTATATCGTTAATTTTTCCACCGGCGGCGTGCGCGCGGAAACGATGCTGCACTACCTTTCCAGCAGAGAAATATACGTTTCCTCCGGCTCCGCGTGTTCCAAAGGAAAGGCAAGCCACGTTTTAACCGCCATGGGACTTCCCCATGAACGGATCGCTTCCGCTCTGCGTCTCAGCTTTTCCCGTTACAATACCGCCGAGGACGTTGACTACTTGGTTTACGCAATAAAAGAAGGGCTTGCAAAACTGACCCAAAAACCATAA
- a CDS encoding Fur family transcriptional regulator, whose product MMLKNTKQRGAIMQILKQNSDPVSAEDIFAALKNEYPNLALSTIYRNLERFTADGLIEKDVWSDGIVRYSIAAEHHGHYLICTGCSAKIKIEDCPLSGIEQGLAHDTGYEIEGHTLTIYGKCPKCIRRACTQEKTKKSPD is encoded by the coding sequence ATGATGTTGAAAAACACAAAACAGCGCGGCGCGATCATGCAGATTTTAAAGCAGAACAGCGACCCCGTCAGTGCCGAGGATATCTTCGCGGCCCTGAAGAACGAATATCCGAATCTGGCTCTCTCCACCATTTACAGGAATCTGGAACGTTTTACCGCGGATGGACTGATTGAAAAAGATGTATGGAGCGACGGGATTGTTCGTTATTCCATTGCAGCGGAGCATCATGGGCATTATTTAATATGCACCGGGTGCAGCGCAAAGATTAAAATAGAAGACTGCCCGCTTTCCGGCATTGAACAGGGCCTGGCGCATGACACAGGCTACGAAATAGAGGGACATACACTGACTATTTACGGCAAATGCCCCAAATGCATTCGGCGCGCGTGTACACAGGAGAAGACAAAAAAATCCCCCGATTAA
- a CDS encoding glycosyltransferase: MKILILSAATGGGHLRASHAIEKYIAENSTGNEVAVVDALKSINAVLDKTVCEGYHFLATKTPKVFGQLYRKTNQESLLTNLVTRFSNVFSQKLIPLMEEQKPDVIISTHPFATEMVSHLKSRGIVRAPLICLMTDYGPHRAWIADHVDAYIVSTKDMISEMNAMGVKTEKIYPFGIPVGDVFYSKGDKPALLKRFGMEDDLPTILIMAGSFGVTNIMKIYKNLMQLPAEFQVIVITGRNQKLFEAFTPMIEQSPKKTKLVFFTDEVENYMHVSDLIITKPGGLTVSEALACNIPLAVFDAIPGQEEDNANFLLSHDMAVKLEKGVDPGETILSLLEDTKKLERMRTSVESFDMSQSGKNIFSLINELSEHHS, translated from the coding sequence GTGAAAATTTTAATTCTTTCGGCTGCAACGGGCGGAGGGCACCTTAGAGCCTCCCACGCCATTGAAAAATATATTGCTGAAAATTCGACGGGCAATGAGGTTGCTGTTGTTGACGCATTGAAAAGCATTAATGCTGTTCTTGATAAAACCGTATGTGAAGGTTACCATTTTTTAGCAACCAAAACGCCAAAGGTATTTGGTCAGCTTTACCGGAAAACCAATCAGGAAAGCCTGCTTACCAATTTGGTTACGCGGTTTTCAAACGTATTCAGCCAAAAGCTGATTCCGCTGATGGAGGAACAAAAACCCGATGTAATTATATCCACGCACCCGTTTGCAACAGAAATGGTTTCACACTTAAAGAGCAGGGGCATTGTACGCGCTCCGCTGATCTGCCTGATGACGGACTATGGCCCGCACCGGGCGTGGATTGCCGACCATGTTGACGCGTACATTGTTTCCACAAAAGATATGATATCGGAAATGAACGCAATGGGTGTAAAGACGGAAAAAATCTATCCGTTCGGCATTCCCGTGGGCGATGTGTTTTATAGCAAGGGCGACAAGCCGGCTCTGCTGAAAAGATTCGGTATGGAAGACGATCTTCCGACTATTCTGATTATGGCGGGCAGCTTCGGCGTTACCAATATTATGAAGATTTATAAAAACCTGATGCAGCTTCCGGCTGAATTTCAGGTTATTGTCATCACCGGGCGCAACCAGAAGCTGTTTGAGGCTTTTACGCCGATGATTGAGCAAAGCCCGAAAAAAACCAAGCTGGTCTTTTTTACCGACGAGGTTGAAAACTATATGCACGTTTCGGATTTAATTATTACGAAGCCGGGCGGACTGACGGTTTCGGAGGCGCTTGCGTGCAATATACCGCTGGCGGTGTTCGATGCGATTCCCGGGCAGGAAGAGGACAACGCAAACTTCCTTTTGTCACACGACATGGCGGTTAAGCTGGAAAAAGGCGTCGATCCCGGGGAGACCATTCTTTCTCTGCTGGAAGACACAAAAAAACTTGAACGGATGCGGACTTCCGTTGAAAGCTTCGATATGTCACAGTCCGGTAAAAACATTTTTTCACTGATCAACGAACTTTCGGAACACCATTCATAA